The Thermoanaerobaculales bacterium genome contains a region encoding:
- a CDS encoding 4Fe-4S binding protein, with translation MAVVSRAARGTPAADVYVRLARALDGLPHGYPATDSGVELAILRKIFRPEDAAMALRLKPLPETAAMVARRLHRPTEEVRGALDGMAARGQIFSFRQRGRRYYCLAPFIVGIWEFQLNHIDRELAELFEAYAPTLLGSLGRVAPALARVIPVNRRIEARAEILAYDDLKALLSSCSSFRVADCLCRTEQALLGRPCSHTLETCMSFSKEPNAYEGSPPWGREITKQEALELLDRLEEEGLVHCTYNFQREPFFVCNCCSCCCGFLRAVNEHAAPYMLARSNYASVIDLEACTDCGDCEGGRCPVSAISSDGGGHVVDQGRCIGCGVCALACPYDAIRLVPRPESDRLTPPGTLIDWSLDRVDHRHGRLKGAAMRGWLVWEGLKMAARRGAHPEDAAH, from the coding sequence ATGGCGGTCGTTTCGCGCGCGGCGCGAGGTACGCCTGCCGCCGATGTCTACGTGCGGCTGGCGCGCGCGCTCGACGGGCTCCCGCACGGCTACCCGGCCACCGACAGCGGAGTCGAGCTCGCCATCCTGCGCAAGATCTTCCGGCCCGAGGACGCGGCCATGGCGCTCCGGCTCAAGCCCCTGCCCGAGACCGCGGCCATGGTCGCCCGCCGGCTTCACAGGCCCACTGAAGAGGTTCGCGGCGCGCTCGACGGCATGGCCGCGCGCGGGCAGATCTTCTCCTTCAGGCAGCGCGGCCGCCGCTACTACTGCCTCGCGCCGTTCATCGTCGGCATCTGGGAGTTCCAGCTCAACCACATCGATCGCGAGCTGGCCGAGCTCTTCGAAGCCTACGCGCCGACCCTGCTCGGCTCGCTCGGCCGGGTGGCGCCCGCACTCGCCCGCGTCATCCCGGTGAACCGCCGCATCGAGGCGCGGGCCGAGATCCTGGCCTACGACGACCTCAAGGCGCTGCTTTCCAGCTGCAGCTCGTTTCGCGTCGCCGACTGCCTGTGCCGCACGGAGCAGGCGCTGCTGGGCAGGCCCTGCAGCCACACGCTCGAGACCTGCATGTCGTTCTCCAAGGAGCCAAACGCCTATGAGGGCAGCCCGCCGTGGGGCCGCGAGATCACCAAGCAGGAGGCCCTCGAGCTGCTCGACCGGCTCGAGGAGGAGGGCCTGGTTCACTGCACCTACAACTTCCAGCGGGAGCCGTTCTTCGTCTGCAACTGCTGCTCCTGCTGCTGCGGGTTCCTGCGCGCGGTCAACGAGCACGCTGCGCCGTACATGCTCGCGCGCTCCAACTACGCCTCGGTGATCGACCTCGAGGCGTGCACCGACTGCGGCGACTGCGAGGGCGGCCGGTGCCCGGTGTCGGCCATCAGCTCCGATGGCGGCGGCCATGTCGTCGACCAGGGGCGGTGCATCGGTTGCGGGGTGTGCGCCCTGGCCTGCCCGTACGATGCGATCCGCCTCGTGCCGCGGCCGGAGAGCGACCGCCTCACACCTCCTGGCACGCTGATCGACTGGAGCCTCGACCGCGTCGACCACCGGCACGGCCGGCTCAAGGGCGCCGCGATGCGCGGCTGGCTGGTGTGGGAGGGCCTCAAGATGGCGGCCCGCCGCGGCGCTCACCCGGAGGACGCAGCGCACTGA
- a CDS encoding ion transporter — translation MLADPGSPDRRQRPGRPTHPRSEERPLSPRRARIHEVIFEANTPAGKAFDVGLLVAIALSVGAVMLESVGAIRGRFGGGLYAAEWLFTILFTVEYALRLSCVRYPLRYAFSFFGIIDLLAFLPTYLSLVIPGAQSLLVIRVVRLLRVFRIFKLTRFLGEARTLVVALHSSRHKIVVFLGAVLSLVTIMGTLMYLIEGPESGFTSVPRSIYWAIVTMTTVGYGDITPRSVLGQSLAAFVMILGYSIIAVPTGIFSAELMRAARDVAGRSTQACPGCGSEGHDSDAVYCKRCGTKL, via the coding sequence ATGCTAGCAGATCCAGGCTCACCGGATCGGCGGCAGCGCCCGGGCCGACCCACGCACCCCCGCAGCGAGGAGCGACCGCTTTCGCCGCGCCGGGCCCGGATCCACGAGGTCATCTTCGAGGCGAACACCCCCGCCGGCAAGGCGTTCGATGTCGGCCTGCTGGTCGCCATCGCGCTCAGCGTGGGGGCCGTGATGCTCGAGAGCGTCGGGGCCATCCGCGGCCGCTTCGGGGGCGGGCTCTACGCCGCCGAGTGGCTCTTCACCATCCTGTTCACAGTCGAGTACGCGCTGCGCCTGTCGTGCGTCCGCTACCCGCTGCGCTACGCGTTCAGCTTCTTCGGCATCATCGACCTGCTCGCGTTCCTGCCCACCTACCTCAGCCTGGTGATTCCCGGCGCGCAGTCGCTGCTGGTCATCCGGGTGGTGCGACTGCTGCGGGTCTTCCGCATCTTCAAGCTGACCCGCTTCCTCGGCGAGGCGCGGACGCTGGTGGTGGCGCTGCACTCGAGCCGGCACAAGATCGTGGTCTTCCTCGGCGCGGTGCTGTCCCTCGTCACCATCATGGGCACGCTGATGTACCTCATCGAGGGGCCGGAGTCCGGCTTCACCAGCGTCCCGCGGTCGATCTACTGGGCAATCGTCACCATGACCACGGTCGGCTACGGCGACATCACCCCCCGCAGCGTGCTCGGCCAGTCCCTGGCCGCGTTCGTGATGATCCTCGGCTACTCGATCATCGCCGTGCCCACCGGCATCTTCTCCGCCGAGCTGATGCGGGCGGCCCGCGACGTCGCCGGTCGCAGCACGCAGGCCTGCCCGGGCTGCGGCTCCGAGGGGCACGACTCCGACGCCGTCTACTGCAAGCGCTGCGGCACCAAGCTCTGA
- a CDS encoding DEAD/DEAH box helicase, which produces MSQFSEFHLDPALARGIADLGFSTPTPIQAAALPPGLAGRDVLACAMTGSGKTAAFVLPILQRLISRPGAGPRALVLTPTRELAAQVHEHLEALGRHTRVRSVAVFGGVSAGPQERALRNGVQVVVATPGRLLDHMQHPWLSFDRLEVLVLDEADRMLDMGFLPDIRRVLAALPKKRQSLLFSATIPAPIAELSRQLLHDPVRIDVERPSAPPTLITQAVLPVAEQLKPLLLVELLRRGDIRTALVFTRTKHRANRLADKLSRAGIVCDRIHGNRSQRQREAALADFKNGRLQVLVATDIAARGIDVHELPHVVNFDVPVQPDDYIHRVGRTARSGATGDALTFVSPAEGPQLAAIERALGRRLDRRRLTGFDYDAKPDGRLEIPVAERIAAIRSQRADERARARANADRRQSGAAGNDAALRQKNDVQMRHHRPRRAGRTGASRGPVGHRSGNGAGF; this is translated from the coding sequence TTGAGTCAGTTCTCCGAGTTTCACCTCGATCCCGCCCTCGCGCGCGGGATCGCCGACCTGGGCTTTTCCACGCCCACACCCATCCAGGCCGCCGCGTTGCCGCCGGGCCTCGCCGGCCGCGACGTGCTGGCTTGCGCCATGACCGGCAGCGGCAAGACCGCTGCCTTCGTCCTGCCCATCCTGCAGCGCCTGATCTCCCGCCCCGGCGCCGGCCCCCGCGCCCTGGTGCTGACCCCGACCCGGGAGCTCGCGGCCCAGGTGCACGAGCACCTCGAGGCCCTCGGCCGCCACACCCGGGTCCGCTCGGTGGCGGTGTTCGGCGGAGTCTCCGCCGGCCCCCAGGAGCGCGCGTTGCGCAACGGCGTTCAGGTCGTGGTGGCGACCCCCGGCCGCCTTCTCGACCACATGCAGCACCCGTGGCTGAGCTTCGACCGCCTCGAGGTGCTGGTGCTCGACGAGGCCGACCGCATGCTCGACATGGGCTTCCTGCCCGACATCCGCCGCGTCCTCGCCGCGCTGCCGAAGAAGCGTCAGAGCCTGCTCTTCTCGGCCACCATTCCGGCCCCGATCGCCGAGCTCAGCCGGCAGCTCCTGCACGACCCGGTGCGCATCGACGTCGAACGGCCCTCGGCGCCGCCGACCTTGATCACGCAGGCGGTGCTGCCGGTGGCCGAGCAGCTCAAGCCGCTGCTCTTGGTCGAGCTGCTGCGCCGGGGCGACATCCGCACCGCGCTGGTCTTCACCCGCACCAAGCACCGCGCCAACCGGCTCGCCGACAAGCTGAGCCGCGCCGGCATCGTCTGCGACCGGATCCACGGCAACCGCAGCCAGCGCCAGCGTGAGGCGGCGCTCGCCGATTTCAAGAATGGCCGCCTCCAGGTGCTGGTGGCGACCGACATCGCGGCCCGCGGCATCGACGTGCACGAGCTGCCGCACGTCGTCAACTTCGATGTCCCGGTACAGCCTGACGACTACATCCACCGGGTCGGCCGGACCGCGCGCTCCGGCGCCACCGGCGACGCGCTCACCTTCGTCTCGCCGGCCGAAGGCCCACAGCTCGCCGCCATCGAGCGCGCCCTCGGGCGACGCCTCGACCGCCGCCGCCTCACCGGCTTCGACTACGACGCCAAGCCGGACGGTCGGCTCGAGATCCCGGTCGCGGAGCGCATCGCCGCGATTCGGTCGCAGCGAGCGGACGAGCGCGCGCGGGCCCGCGCCAATGCCGACCGGCGCCAGTCGGGCGCGGCCGGAAATGATGCCGCGCTGCGGCAGAAGAATGACGTCCAAATGCGGCATCATCGGCCGCGACGCGCCGGCCGGACCGGCGCCTCGCGAGGACCGGTCGGTCATCGCTCCGGGAACGGGGCTGGATTCTGA
- a CDS encoding MerR family transcriptional regulator, producing MLEERTYTMEEIERETGLDRRTIAYYVQAGLLPRVGRRGPKTRYPQQFLDRLRFIQKIRGLQDRGQLGNYTLDDIREIFETVPDGLIADIVAGREPLEIAPYGGTLRRRAEGLGSPRERIERMRRLSEGRSSPDDEPAPLMEALRGPASDPEPRLMRSPDMDGLRALREVRLRSSRSGMTKLHATPPEVEAPPPAAAAEGESRLFIDLDEAPAELELRRVSEDAGLGAAAQPVLRQAPLPEPPHPLVRLLARLDRAAGQAPQGAIAESWTRAEVTPGIVLTVRGLHPDAAPLLERVARLLRGIIEAGRGQRDD from the coding sequence ATGTTGGAGGAGCGGACCTACACCATGGAGGAGATCGAGCGCGAGACCGGCCTCGACCGGCGGACGATCGCCTACTACGTGCAGGCCGGCCTCCTGCCCCGGGTCGGCCGCCGCGGGCCGAAGACCCGGTACCCGCAGCAGTTCCTCGACCGCCTGAGGTTCATCCAGAAGATCCGCGGCCTGCAGGACCGGGGCCAGCTCGGCAACTACACCCTCGACGACATCCGGGAGATTTTCGAGACGGTGCCCGACGGGCTGATCGCGGACATCGTCGCCGGCCGCGAGCCGCTCGAGATCGCGCCCTACGGCGGCACCCTCCGGCGCCGCGCAGAGGGGCTCGGCTCGCCGCGCGAGCGGATCGAGCGGATGCGCCGTCTCAGCGAAGGCCGGAGCTCGCCGGACGACGAGCCGGCGCCGCTGATGGAGGCCCTCAGGGGGCCGGCGTCGGACCCGGAGCCGAGGCTGATGCGCTCCCCAGACATGGATGGCCTCCGGGCGCTGCGTGAGGTGCGGCTGAGGTCCAGCCGCTCCGGCATGACGAAGCTGCACGCCACACCGCCCGAGGTCGAGGCGCCGCCGCCAGCGGCAGCGGCCGAGGGTGAGAGCCGGCTGTTCATCGATCTCGACGAGGCCCCGGCCGAGCTCGAGCTGCGCCGGGTCTCGGAGGATGCCGGCCTCGGAGCGGCCGCGCAGCCCGTTCTCCGGCAGGCGCCCCTGCCCGAGCCGCCCCACCCGCTCGTCCGGCTGCTCGCCCGGCTCGACCGGGCGGCGGGACAGGCCCCGCAGGGAGCGATCGCCGAGAGCTGGACCCGCGCCGAGGTGACGCCCGGCATCGTGCTGACCGTGCGAGGCCTCCACCCGGACGCGGCGCCGCTGCTCGAGCGGGTCGCGCGCCTGCTCCGCGGCATCATCGAGGCCGGCCGCGGGCAGAGAGACGACTGA